Proteins encoded within one genomic window of Cytophagales bacterium:
- the metG gene encoding methionine--tRNA ligase — protein MKTDFQRHTITAALPYANGPIHIGHMAGVYVPADTYVRYLRLKGEDVAFVCGSDEHGVAITLRARKEGITPQEVVDRYHEQIKSSFDAFGISFDIYSRTSAKVHHETAADFFKELYEKGTFVEEASEQFYDESAQQFLADRYIKGTCPNCGFEEAYGDQCENCGTTLSPNELKNPKSMLSGEAPVKKPTKHWSFPLDQYEDWLKEWILEGHEEWKSNVYGQCKSWIDGGLRPRPMTRDLDWGIPVPVEGAEGKVLYVWFDAPIGYISATKEWADKQGKNWEDYWKSNDTRLLHFIGKDNIVFHCIIFPAILKAQGSYILPENVPANEFLNLESNKISTSRNWAVWLHEYLEEFPDKQDVLRYVLSANAPETRDNDFTWKDFQARNNNELVAILGNFVNRAIVLTHKYYDGKVPAKGDVQPIDQEVLEAVKSYPAKIGESLDAFRFREALSSMMEVARAGNKYLADTEPWKLIKTDADRVNTIMHVALQIVANIAVVAEPFLPETSSKIRSMLGLAPLAWKDAGRSDLLAEGQTIAKAQLLFEKIEDAVVQKQVQKLMDTKAQNEKEAAGVTVAPAKDEITYDDFMKMDIRVGEILEAEKVPKSNKLLKFKVDTGIDQRTILSGVAKHFTPEEMIGKKVTVLVNLAPRKIMGVESQGMLLFAENEDGSLKAVAPDTDAENGAGIS, from the coding sequence ATGAAAACAGACTTCCAAAGACATACCATTACTGCCGCACTTCCATACGCCAACGGACCGATTCACATTGGTCACATGGCAGGGGTTTATGTGCCTGCGGATACTTACGTTCGGTACTTAAGACTAAAAGGGGAAGATGTGGCTTTTGTTTGTGGTTCGGATGAGCATGGCGTGGCCATTACTTTGCGAGCAAGGAAAGAAGGAATCACTCCCCAGGAAGTAGTGGATCGTTACCATGAGCAGATCAAAAGTTCGTTCGATGCGTTTGGGATCTCTTTCGATATTTATTCCCGAACCTCGGCAAAAGTTCATCATGAAACGGCTGCTGATTTCTTTAAGGAACTGTATGAAAAAGGAACATTCGTCGAGGAGGCTTCTGAGCAATTCTACGATGAATCGGCACAACAATTCCTGGCTGATCGATACATCAAAGGAACTTGCCCCAATTGTGGTTTTGAGGAAGCCTATGGTGATCAATGCGAGAATTGTGGTACGACCTTAAGCCCCAATGAGCTTAAGAATCCAAAATCCATGTTGAGTGGTGAAGCTCCTGTGAAAAAACCTACTAAGCATTGGTCATTTCCTTTGGATCAATATGAAGACTGGTTGAAAGAATGGATACTGGAAGGGCACGAGGAGTGGAAATCCAATGTGTATGGGCAGTGCAAAAGCTGGATTGATGGCGGATTGCGACCCAGACCCATGACACGTGACCTGGATTGGGGAATTCCGGTGCCAGTCGAAGGAGCGGAAGGAAAAGTACTCTACGTTTGGTTTGATGCACCCATTGGCTACATTTCTGCCACTAAAGAATGGGCGGATAAGCAAGGTAAAAACTGGGAGGATTACTGGAAGTCAAATGATACTCGCTTGTTGCATTTTATCGGGAAGGACAACATTGTTTTTCACTGTATCATCTTTCCTGCAATTCTAAAAGCGCAGGGTAGCTACATCCTACCGGAAAATGTGCCTGCCAATGAATTTCTAAACCTGGAAAGTAACAAGATCTCTACTTCAAGAAATTGGGCCGTGTGGTTGCATGAATATCTGGAGGAATTCCCGGATAAGCAGGACGTATTACGATACGTTTTATCAGCCAATGCACCGGAGACAAGGGATAATGATTTTACCTGGAAAGATTTTCAGGCCAGAAACAACAATGAGTTGGTGGCCATCCTCGGGAATTTTGTGAATCGAGCCATTGTACTGACACACAAATACTATGATGGCAAGGTGCCAGCTAAGGGTGATGTTCAGCCCATTGATCAGGAAGTGCTGGAAGCTGTAAAAAGCTATCCTGCCAAAATAGGAGAGAGCCTGGATGCCTTCCGATTCCGGGAAGCACTTTCGTCTATGATGGAAGTGGCCCGCGCAGGGAATAAATACCTGGCGGACACGGAGCCCTGGAAGCTGATCAAGACGGATGCGGATCGTGTTAATACGATCATGCATGTGGCGTTGCAGATTGTGGCCAACATCGCTGTAGTTGCTGAACCTTTCCTGCCTGAAACGTCCAGTAAAATAAGAAGTATGCTGGGGCTTGCGCCACTTGCATGGAAAGATGCTGGAAGATCAGACCTGCTTGCTGAAGGTCAGACGATCGCGAAAGCACAACTCCTGTTTGAGAAAATTGAAGATGCTGTTGTTCAGAAACAAGTACAAAAACTAATGGATACTAAAGCACAAAATGAAAAGGAAGCCGCTGGAGTAACTGTAGCTCCGGCAAAAGACGAAATTACCTATGATGATTTCATGAAAATGGACATCAGAGTAGGGGAGATACTGGAAGCGGAGAAAGTTCCGAAATCCAACAAGCTGCTCAAATTCAAAGTGGATACAGGTATCGATCAGCGTACGATACTGAGTGGTGTGGCCAAGCACTTCACACCGGAGGAAATGATCGGTAAAAAGGTGACAGTATTGGTGAACCTTGCTCCAAGAAAGATCATGGGAGTAGAGTCTCAGGGCATGTTGCTCTTTGCGGAAAATGAAGATGGTTCTCTGAAGGCTGTAGCTCCCGATACGGACGCAGAAAATGGTGCAGGAATCAGCTAA
- a CDS encoding DUF2927 domain-containing protein produces MNQILKLTPFLAALLLLGACSSDEEVRPVNNAFEGLSQHEIDVVTYFREIALGFEFGDASRITRKWTRPMRIFVGGEPTQAHFTELDNIINELNGLATDDFEMVVVDDTLQSNYYIFIGPYREYQRMFPNLSELILSNWGLFSIWWDGNQNLNRGQMYVDTERPDERAQLHLLREELTQSLGLARDSGRYPDSIFQQEWTTVTRYMDIDRDLVKVLYHPSMTSGYNTTTVLPILKQIFEDGGLD; encoded by the coding sequence ATGAACCAGATTTTGAAACTGACGCCCTTCTTGGCCGCTTTACTATTACTTGGTGCTTGTTCGTCCGATGAAGAAGTCCGACCTGTAAACAATGCTTTCGAAGGGCTTTCACAACACGAAATTGATGTAGTTACCTATTTCAGGGAGATCGCCCTGGGATTCGAATTCGGAGATGCCTCTCGCATCACCCGGAAATGGACTCGACCCATGCGCATTTTTGTAGGTGGCGAACCTACTCAAGCGCATTTTACAGAACTGGACAACATCATCAATGAACTCAATGGGTTGGCCACAGATGATTTTGAAATGGTGGTGGTGGATGATACACTTCAGTCTAATTACTATATTTTCATCGGTCCCTATCGGGAATATCAACGCATGTTCCCCAACCTATCGGAACTTATTCTTAGTAATTGGGGACTTTTCAGTATCTGGTGGGATGGGAATCAAAACCTAAACAGAGGACAGATGTATGTAGATACGGAACGCCCTGATGAACGCGCACAACTACATTTATTGAGAGAAGAGCTCACTCAATCACTAGGACTGGCAAGAGATTCTGGAAGGTATCCCGACAGTATTTTTCAGCAGGAATGGACCACTGTTACCCGGTACATGGATATTGATCGGGATTTGGTCAAGGTGCTTTACCATCCCAGCATGACATCAGGCTACAACACCACAACAGTGCTTCCGATCTTAAAACAAATTTTTGAAGACGGAGGATTAGATTAA
- a CDS encoding competence/damage-inducible protein A yields the protein MPTKAEIITIGDEILYGQTLDTNSHWMSGALDEINIKVYQKTTIGDTEEHILASLKEAEARADVILITGGLGPTNDDLTKPVLAKYFGVELIRNEEALQEIKDLFYRAGREMSVMNERQADLPANCRKITNHVGTAPGMWFEVRGKIFISMPGVPYEMKEMMERNLLPMLRVKFTKEVIHHRVIKTLGVPESTLAEQIKDWEANLPSHQKLAYLPTFGQVKLRLTSTGTNLDTLKKEAQAQIDKVLPLIKKHVFGFDKDELEQVLGDKLKAQNATIAVAESCTGGQIAAAFTSVPGSSAYFKGGVVAYDNQVKIDQLAVDPASIETHGAVSEEVVKQMAENVRKLLTTDVGLATSGIAGPGGGTPEKPVGTIWLAYADKDKTIARKVQFTRNRQMNVKFGVMSALNLFRMNFNA from the coding sequence ATGCCGACTAAAGCGGAAATAATTACTATCGGAGATGAAATTCTCTACGGACAAACACTCGACACCAACAGCCACTGGATGAGTGGTGCATTAGATGAGATCAACATCAAAGTCTATCAAAAAACCACTATCGGCGATACGGAAGAACACATTCTGGCGTCTTTGAAGGAAGCTGAAGCCAGGGCAGATGTAATTCTGATCACCGGAGGTCTGGGGCCCACTAATGATGATTTAACCAAACCTGTCCTTGCTAAATACTTTGGGGTAGAACTGATCCGGAACGAAGAAGCCTTACAAGAAATCAAAGACCTGTTTTACCGAGCAGGTCGGGAAATGTCTGTCATGAACGAACGCCAGGCGGATCTTCCGGCTAATTGTCGAAAAATTACCAATCACGTAGGGACTGCTCCCGGGATGTGGTTTGAGGTAAGGGGCAAAATTTTCATTTCTATGCCGGGAGTACCCTATGAAATGAAAGAAATGATGGAACGTAACCTGCTGCCTATGCTTCGTGTGAAATTCACGAAAGAGGTGATCCATCATCGTGTCATAAAAACGCTGGGTGTTCCCGAATCTACGCTGGCAGAGCAAATCAAAGACTGGGAAGCCAACCTTCCCTCACATCAAAAACTGGCTTATCTCCCGACTTTTGGTCAGGTCAAATTGCGACTGACCAGCACTGGAACAAATTTGGATACCCTGAAAAAAGAGGCACAAGCGCAAATTGACAAGGTACTTCCATTGATTAAAAAACATGTCTTCGGTTTTGATAAAGATGAGCTGGAGCAGGTACTTGGAGATAAACTCAAAGCTCAAAATGCCACGATTGCCGTTGCGGAAAGCTGCACCGGCGGACAAATCGCAGCCGCTTTCACCAGTGTCCCAGGTAGTTCGGCTTACTTCAAAGGAGGTGTGGTCGCTTACGACAATCAAGTAAAAATCGACCAATTAGCAGTGGACCCTGCATCCATAGAAACACACGGTGCTGTTAGTGAGGAAGTGGTGAAGCAAATGGCTGAAAATGTAAGAAAGCTTTTAACGACAGATGTGGGCTTAGCTACAAGCGGCATTGCCGGACCTGGAGGGGGAACTCCAGAAAAACCAGTAGGCACCATCTGGCTGGCATATGCGGACAAAGACAAAACCATCGCCCGAAAAGTACAATTCACCAGAAACCGTCAAATGAACGTTAAGTTCGGAGTGATGTCCGCATTGAACCTATTTAGAATGAATTTCAATGCCTGA